The sequence below is a genomic window from Nitrososphaerota archaeon.
TCCCTTTTCTGCCTGCCGAGCCTCCTGTATGCTACGTACCCCAGACCTGCCAGAGGATATACTGGAAGCAATCCAACTATGAGTATCAGCAATCCTCTCGCAAGAATCTCTGCAACTGATAGCGCTACTAGTAGAGGCTCCAGTAACAACCTCTCTAAAAGGGAAGGCTCTCCATTCTTTGGTCTTTCGATAATCTGCGGCTCGATCAAGCTTACCGTTACCGTTGCCATAGATACTTGGCTTTCAAGCCTCTTCATCTGAGCCGTAAGAACTTCTATCTGCTCTTGTACTTGGTCGATTCTCTGCTGAACCGCAAGTATTTCTTGCGTTGTTTTCGCTGTTATTAGTATTTGTTTGTACTGCTCCAACACAGAATTAAAGTTCTCCAGTCTGGCGCTTACATCGATATACTGCTCTGTTACATCCCTAGAATTTGTGCTGAAGGAT
It includes:
- a CDS encoding DUF4349 domain-containing protein, whose amino-acid sequence is MVISTSSIGLNVTSVSQASAEIRRIVDSLGGFVTDSYIEPIPRGKFVESGMLLEPSSRASLTLRIPAERLDRATFQIMSLGKLISFSTNSRDVTEQYIDVSARLENFNSVLEQYKQILITAKTTQEILAVQQRIDQVQEQIEVLTAQMKRLESQVSMATVTVSLIEPQIIERPKNGEPSLLERLLLEPLLVALSVAEILARGLLILIVGLLPVYPLAGLGYVAYRRLGRQKRDN